One Setaria viridis chromosome 3, Setaria_viridis_v4.0, whole genome shotgun sequence DNA window includes the following coding sequences:
- the LOC117850349 gene encoding probable CCR4-associated factor 1 homolog 11, which yields MPSEELAAGGWREKQHHQHQHQQLEIRQVWADNVDREFKLIRAAIEHFPYVSMDTEFPGVIHRPSKHPAAMTPAERYALIKSNVDALHLIQVGLTFAASPTSPPALAFEVNLREFDPRVHRHAPDSVQLLASSGLDLAAHRARGVSARAFAALLMSSGLVCNPEVAWVTFHSAYDFAYLVKILMGRKLPRSLPEFLKYVRVYFGPEVYDVKHMMRFCGGLFGGLERVAAALEVRRAAGRCHQAASDSILTWDTFRQMKRLYFAKEGTTELCAGVLFGLELEDTAKNR from the coding sequence ATGCCTTCCGAGGAGTTGGCCGCCGGCGGGTGGAGGGAGAAGCAGCATCACCAGCACCAGCATCAGCAGCTAGAGATCCGCCAGGTGTGGGCGGACAACGTGGACCGCGAGTTCAAGCTGATCCGCGCGGCCATCGAGCACTTCCCCTACGTGTCCATGGACACGGAGTTCCCGGGCGTCATCCACCGCCCCTCCAAGCACCCCGCCGCCATGACCCCCGCCGAGCGCTACGCCCTCATCAAGTCCAACGTCGACGCGCTCCACCTCATCCAGGTCGGCCTCACCTTCGCCGCCTCCCCGACCTCCCCGCCCGCCCTCGCCTTCGAGGTCAACCTCCGCGAGTTCGACCCGCGCGTGCACCGCCACGCCCCGGACTCTGTCCAGCTCCTTGCCTCCAGCGGCCTCGACCTGGCCGCGCACCGCGCCAGGGGcgtcagcgcgcgcgccttcgcGGCGCTGCTCATGTCGTCGGGCCTGGTGTGCAACCCGGAGGTGGCCTGGGTCACCTTCCACTCCGCCTACGACTTCGCCTACCTCGTCAAGATCCTCATGGGCCGCAAGCTCCCGCGCTCGCTGCCCGAGTTTTTGAAATACGTGCGCGTCTACTTCGGCCCCGAGGTGTACGACGTCAAGCACATGATGCGCTTCTGCGGCGGGCTCTTCGGCGGGCTGGAgcgcgtcgcggcggcgctcgaggtGAGGCGCGCCGCGGGGCGGTGCCACCAGGCCGCGTCCGACAGCATCCTCACCTGGGACACGTTCCGGCAGATGAAGCGCCTCTACTTCGCCAAGGAAGGCACAACGGAGCTATGCGCCGGCGTGCTCTTCGGCCTCGAGCTCGAAGACACCGCCAAGAACAGATGA